A window from Zingiber officinale cultivar Zhangliang chromosome 7A, Zo_v1.1, whole genome shotgun sequence encodes these proteins:
- the LOC122002854 gene encoding receptor-like protein EIX1, whose protein sequence is MATAWRRSTLCFREPWPLHHPQYCRCCYYLRLVLLIGLAFFLMEVAGVEGRVSSKGCLQRERDALLLFKAAIKDPSARLSSWRAQGDDCCAWTGVVCHNRTGSVRVAELNLGNTNDDERNVPDMALRGELLHPSLLSLSHLQSLDLSCNDFEGTQIPPLVGSLHKLRYLDLSRSNFGGIIPPHLGNLTDLRYLDLGSHDNLYFPKVGHSLDWLSGLSSLIYLDMSYLNLSDASHNWLSAVNMLPSLQQLHLQGCSINININIPLSLNFHLNLTSLTTLDLTGNIFNSSFPNWLWNLTSLSSLELWRTEIGGALPAEIGNLNSLSHLDLFGNLLSGPLPDTLWKLKHLTYLLLSYNFLGNSLPMGIMNLSSLSTLYLDNCSLTGPIPSELGNLTTLNTLSLESNLLSGLIPHEIGKLVNLEYLDLSINSFEGDITEFHLSNLTKLYDLFLSDNHFLTIAIDHNWTPPFQLYIISIGSCKLGPRFPTWLRSQQSINTIHLHNANIEGNLPEWFWNSFSVIEFLDLSHNKISGTLPISLESLTQLDYLNFGSNLLEGPIPHLPPNLNLIDISDNAFSGSLPPTLFTPQLEYLILSHNHINGSIPSNICHFHTFLHLNLSNNQIFGEIPKCWQEGSLLHYVNLENNMLFGEIPSSLGNLTNLMFLHLNDNNLKGHLPSSLQNCTWLLVVDLGDNKFSGNIPLWIGQSWQRLRILRLSSNMFDGNIDPQLGHLRDLQIIDFANNKLSGSIPHSFGNFSTMISTSVERLPSFDVPILIQVAAQIYSGSESITLVIKGKRLTFSSILYLVKSIDLSNNKLTDEIPKELGYLVGLYNLNLSRNYFKGKIPKSIGRMSSLETLDLSFNNLSGVIPQDLSQLHALNHLNLSYNNLSGNIPSGNQLQTLDDASIYIGNPFLCGDLVNKSCFHGNNTNATSEEHAILSPTLSIYLSSTLGYFIGLWSVFFLLLFKKRWRHSYFQKVDEIMIKFMWQSR, encoded by the coding sequence ATGGCAACGGCCTGGAGAAGAAGCACACTCTGTTTCCGTGAGCCATGGCCACTGCACCACCCCCAGTACTGCCGCTGCTGCTACTATCTTCGTCTTGTCTTGCTCATCGGCCTGGCTTTCTTTCTTATGGAGGTAGCTGGAGTAGAAGGGAGAGTGAGCAGCAAGGGGTGCTTGCAGAGGGAGAGGGATGCTCTCTTGCTTTTCAAAGCCGCCATCAAGGATCCTTCCGCCCGCTTGTCTTCTTGGCGTGCCCAAGGAGACGACTGCTGCGCATGGACTGGCGTGGTCTGCCACAACAGAACAGGCAGCGTACGAGTGGCCGAGCTCAACCTTGGAAATACAAATGACGACGAACGCAATGTGCCAGACATGGCTTTGAGGGGTGAGCTGCTGCATCCATCATTGCTGTCTTTATCTCACTTGCAAAGCTTAGATCTGAGTTGCAATGACTTTGAGGGCACCCAAATTCCACCTCTCGTTGGTTCTCTTCACAAACTCAGGTATCTTGATCTTTCTCGCTCCAACTTCGGTGGAATCATTCCCCCTCATCTCGGAAACTTAACTGATCTTCGTTATCTTGATCTCGGCTCacatgataatctttattttCCTAAAGTTGGTCACAGCCTAGACTGGCTGTCTGGCCTTTCTTCTTTGATTTATTTGGACATGTCCTATTTGAATCTCAGCGATGCCTCCCATAATTGGTTATCAGCAGTCAACATGTTGCCTTCCCTACAACAATTACATCTACAAGGCTGtagtattaatattaatattaatatcccCCTTTCTCTCAACTTCCATCTCAACCTCACTTCTCTCACTACTCTTGATCTTACTGGGAACATCTTCAACTCTTCTTTTCCTAATTGGTTGTGGAATCTCACAAGCCTCTCATCTCTTGAACTTTGGCGTACTGAAATTGGAGGGGCACTGCCTGCTGAAATTGGGAATTTAAATAGCCTCTCACATCTTGATCTTTTTGGGAATTTGCTCTCTGGTCCCCTGCCTGATACGTTATGGAAATTGAAGCATCTAACATACCTCCTCCTGAGCTATAATTTCCTTGGAAATTCTTTACCAATGGGGATTATGAATCTATCAAGCTTATCAACACTGTACCTTGATAATTGTTCACTAACAGGTCCAATACCCAGTGAATTAGGAAATTTAACTACTTTAAATACATTATCTCTTGAATCCAATTTACTTTCTGGATTAATACCACATGAGATTGGGAAACTAGTCAACTTAGAGTATCTTGACCTCTCTATTAATTCCTTTGAGGGTGATATTACTGAGTTTCATCTTTCCAACCTGACCAAACTATACGACTTGTTCTTGTCTGATAACCACTTTCTCACCATAGCAATAGACCACAATTGGACCCCTCCTTTTCAATTATATATAATTAGCATTGGTTCCTGTAAGTTAGGTCCCAGATTTCCTACATGGCTTCGTTCACAACAATCTATCAACACTATTCACTTGCACAATGCAAATATTGAGGGCAACTTGCCTGAATGGTTTTGGAACTCTTTTTCTGTCATTGAATTTTTAGATCTCTCCCACAATAAAATTAGTGGTACTTTGCCCATATCCCTAGAGAGTTTGACCCAATtagattatttaaattttggttcGAATTTATTAGAAGGTCCAATTCCTCATTTACCACCCAACCTAAATTTGATAGATATATCTGACAATGCATTTTCAGGGTCGTTACCACCAACGTTATTCACACCACAATTAGAATATTTAATTCTCTCACATAATCATATTAATGGAAGCATACCATCTAATATTTGTCATTTTCATACATTTCTACACCTCAACTTGTCAAACAACCAAATATTTGGAGAAATTCCCAAGTGTTGGCAGGAGGGTTCATTACTTCACTATGTTAATTTGGAAAACAATATGCTCTTTGGAGAAATTCCAAGCTCTCTTGGCAACTTGACGAATCTTATGTTCCTGCACTTGAATGATAATAATCTTAAAGGGCATCTTCCGTCATCACTTCAAAATTGTACTTGGCTATTGGTTGTTGATCTTGGCGACAACAAATTTTCTGGAAATATACCTTTGTGGATTGGGCAAAGTTGGCAGCGGTTGCGCATTCTTCGATTGTCCTCAAATATGTTCGATGGCAATATCGATCCACAACTTGGGCATTTGAGGGATCTACAAATTATTGACTTTGCAAATAACAAATTATCAGGATCAATACCACATTCCTTTGGAAATTTCAGCACAATGATTTCAACATCGGTTGAACGACTTCCTTCCTTCGATGTACCAATACTTATACAAGTAGCGGCCCAAATTTATAGCGGAAGTGAAAGCATTACTTTAGTCATAAAAGGAAAGCGGCTAACATTTTCATCTATTCTTTATCTTGTGAAGAGTATAGACCTTTCAAATAATAAATTGACGGATGAGATTCCTAAAGAATTAGGATATCTTGTTGGACTCTACAAtttgaatttatcaagaaactacTTCAAAGGCAAGATCCCAAAGAGCATCGGCCGAATGAGTTCATTGGAAACTCTGGATTTATCCTTTAATAATTTATCAGGGGTTATTCCTCAAGATTTGTCACAACTACATGCTCTGAACCATTTGAACTTGTCTTATAACAATCTATCTGGAAACATTCCCTCTGGGAATCAGCTTCAAACATTAGATGATGCATCCATTTATATTGGTAATCCTTTTCTTTGTGGAGACTTGGTAAACAAGAGTTGCTTTCATGGGAACAATACCAATGCGACAAGCGAGGAGCATGCAATATTATCACCAACGTTATCAATCTATCTTAGTAGTACACTTGGATATTTTATTGGATTGTGGAGTGTGTTTTTTCTTCTACTATTCAAGAAAAGATGGAGGCATTCTTACTTTCAGAAGGTTGATGAAATTATGATAAAGTTTATGTGGCAATCAAGATAA